Proteins from a genomic interval of Acanthopagrus latus isolate v.2019 chromosome 7, fAcaLat1.1, whole genome shotgun sequence:
- the LOC119022471 gene encoding 6-phosphofructo-2-kinase/fructose-2,6-bisphosphatase-like isoform X1 — protein MSGTQRKLTQNPLEKTWVPWMNSRLSRRRGSSVPQFTNSPTMIVMVGLPARGKTYISKKLTRYLNWIGVTTKVFNVGQYRRDATRSYNSFEFFRPDNAEAMKIRKACAVAALKDVSDYFNRDLGQVVVFDATNTTAERREVILSFAKENGYKVFFVESICDDPEIIAENIKQVKLSSPDYVDCDKEEAVADFLKRIDCYKITYVPLDDNKDRNLSYIKIFNVGSRYLVNRVQDHIQSRIVYYLMNIHVTPRSIYLCRHGESELNLIGRIGGDSGLSPRGAKFASALGAYLRGQCISDLKVWTSHMKRTIQTAEALGVQYEQWKALNEIDAGVCEDMTYEEIQENYPEEFALRDQDKYRYRYPKGESYEDLVQRLEPVIMELERQENVLVICHQAVMRCLLAYFLDKSADELPYLKCPLHTVLKLTPVAYGCKVESVFLNIEAVNTHRDKPENVDVDRDPAEALETVPDHI, from the exons ATGTcaggaacacaaagaaaactcaCTCAGAACCCTCTGGAGAAGACCTGGGTGCCATGGATGAACAGCCGGCTGAGCAGACGCAGAGGCT cgtCGGTGCCTCAGTTCACCAACTCCCCGACCATGATCGTGATGGTGGGACTGCCGGCCAGAGGGAAGACCTACATCTCGAAGAAGCTCACCAGATACCTGAACTGGATCGGCGTCACAACTAAAG TGTTTAACGTTGGCCAGTACAGAAGAGACGCCACGCGTTCATACAACAGCTTCGAGTTCTTCAGACCCGACAACGCCGAGGCCATGAAGATACGCAA AGCTTGTGCCGTCGCCGCCCTGAAAGACGTGTCCGACTACTTCAACAGAGATCTGGGGCAGGTGGTG GTTTTTGATGCCACCAACACGACGGCAGAGCGCAGAGAGGTCATCCTCAGCTTTGCCAAAGAGAACGGATACaag GTTTTCTTTGTGGAGTCGATATGTGACGATCCAGAAATCATCGCTGAGAATATtaaa CAAGTGAAGCTGAGCAGTCCGGACTACGTGGACTGTGACAAAGAGGAGGCGGTGGCCGACTTCCTGAAGAGGATCGACTGTTACAAGATAACTTACGTCCCGCTGGACGACAACAAGGACAG GAATTTGTCGTACATCAAGATCTTTAACGTGGGCAGCAGGTACCTGGTGAACCGGGTCCAGGACCACATTCAGAGCCGGATCGTCTACTACCTCATGAACATCCACGTCACCCCGAGGTCCATCTACCTGTGTCGCCACGGAGAGAGCGAGCTCAACCTCATCGGTCGCATCGGGGGAGACTCCGGGCTGTCGCCTCGCGGGGCGAAg tttgccAGCGCTCTGGGTGCGTACCTGCGTGGGCAGTGCATCAGTGACCTGAAGGTGTGGACGAGCCACATGAAGAGGACCATCCAGACTGCGGAGGCTCTGGGAGTCCAGTACGAGCAGTGGAAGGCCCTCAATGAGATCGACGCT GGGGTTTGCGAGGACATGACGTACGAGGAGATCCAGGAGAATTACCCAGAGGAGTTTGCACTGAGGGACCAAGACAAGTATCGCTACCGCTACCCTAAaggagag TCGTACGAGGACCTCGTCCAGCGTCTGGAGCCCGTCATCATGGAGCTGGAGAGGCAGGAGAACGTGTTGGTCATCTGTCACCAGGCTGTCATGAGATGTCTGCTCGCCTACTTCCTGGACAAGAGTGCCG ATGAACTGCCGTACCTGAAGTGTCCTCTCCACACAGTCCTGAAACTCACCCCCGTCGCCTACG gttgTAAAGTGGAGTCTGTCTTCCTCAACATCGAAGCTGTCAACACGCACAGAGACAAACCAGAG AATGTGGACGTGGACAGAGACCCGGCGGAGGCGTTGGAGACGGTTCCAGATCACATCTAG
- the LOC119022471 gene encoding 6-phosphofructo-2-kinase/fructose-2,6-bisphosphatase-like isoform X2 has translation MNGATVTQDGAEPQGGAGRTLRFQRPHASVPQFTNSPTMIVMVGLPARGKTYISKKLTRYLNWIGVTTKVFNVGQYRRDATRSYNSFEFFRPDNAEAMKIRKACAVAALKDVSDYFNRDLGQVVVFDATNTTAERREVILSFAKENGYKVFFVESICDDPEIIAENIKQVKLSSPDYVDCDKEEAVADFLKRIDCYKITYVPLDDNKDRNLSYIKIFNVGSRYLVNRVQDHIQSRIVYYLMNIHVTPRSIYLCRHGESELNLIGRIGGDSGLSPRGAKFASALGAYLRGQCISDLKVWTSHMKRTIQTAEALGVQYEQWKALNEIDAGVCEDMTYEEIQENYPEEFALRDQDKYRYRYPKGESYEDLVQRLEPVIMELERQENVLVICHQAVMRCLLAYFLDKSADELPYLKCPLHTVLKLTPVAYGCKVESVFLNIEAVNTHRDKPENVDVDRDPAEALETVPDHI, from the exons cgtCGGTGCCTCAGTTCACCAACTCCCCGACCATGATCGTGATGGTGGGACTGCCGGCCAGAGGGAAGACCTACATCTCGAAGAAGCTCACCAGATACCTGAACTGGATCGGCGTCACAACTAAAG TGTTTAACGTTGGCCAGTACAGAAGAGACGCCACGCGTTCATACAACAGCTTCGAGTTCTTCAGACCCGACAACGCCGAGGCCATGAAGATACGCAA AGCTTGTGCCGTCGCCGCCCTGAAAGACGTGTCCGACTACTTCAACAGAGATCTGGGGCAGGTGGTG GTTTTTGATGCCACCAACACGACGGCAGAGCGCAGAGAGGTCATCCTCAGCTTTGCCAAAGAGAACGGATACaag GTTTTCTTTGTGGAGTCGATATGTGACGATCCAGAAATCATCGCTGAGAATATtaaa CAAGTGAAGCTGAGCAGTCCGGACTACGTGGACTGTGACAAAGAGGAGGCGGTGGCCGACTTCCTGAAGAGGATCGACTGTTACAAGATAACTTACGTCCCGCTGGACGACAACAAGGACAG GAATTTGTCGTACATCAAGATCTTTAACGTGGGCAGCAGGTACCTGGTGAACCGGGTCCAGGACCACATTCAGAGCCGGATCGTCTACTACCTCATGAACATCCACGTCACCCCGAGGTCCATCTACCTGTGTCGCCACGGAGAGAGCGAGCTCAACCTCATCGGTCGCATCGGGGGAGACTCCGGGCTGTCGCCTCGCGGGGCGAAg tttgccAGCGCTCTGGGTGCGTACCTGCGTGGGCAGTGCATCAGTGACCTGAAGGTGTGGACGAGCCACATGAAGAGGACCATCCAGACTGCGGAGGCTCTGGGAGTCCAGTACGAGCAGTGGAAGGCCCTCAATGAGATCGACGCT GGGGTTTGCGAGGACATGACGTACGAGGAGATCCAGGAGAATTACCCAGAGGAGTTTGCACTGAGGGACCAAGACAAGTATCGCTACCGCTACCCTAAaggagag TCGTACGAGGACCTCGTCCAGCGTCTGGAGCCCGTCATCATGGAGCTGGAGAGGCAGGAGAACGTGTTGGTCATCTGTCACCAGGCTGTCATGAGATGTCTGCTCGCCTACTTCCTGGACAAGAGTGCCG ATGAACTGCCGTACCTGAAGTGTCCTCTCCACACAGTCCTGAAACTCACCCCCGTCGCCTACG gttgTAAAGTGGAGTCTGTCTTCCTCAACATCGAAGCTGTCAACACGCACAGAGACAAACCAGAG AATGTGGACGTGGACAGAGACCCGGCGGAGGCGTTGGAGACGGTTCCAGATCACATCTAG
- the LOC119022471 gene encoding 6-phosphofructo-2-kinase/fructose-2,6-bisphosphatase-like isoform X3 yields MEPKKLNGPAVRRLRRVRCDSTASVPQFTNSPTMIVMVGLPARGKTYISKKLTRYLNWIGVTTKVFNVGQYRRDATRSYNSFEFFRPDNAEAMKIRKACAVAALKDVSDYFNRDLGQVVVFDATNTTAERREVILSFAKENGYKVFFVESICDDPEIIAENIKQVKLSSPDYVDCDKEEAVADFLKRIDCYKITYVPLDDNKDRNLSYIKIFNVGSRYLVNRVQDHIQSRIVYYLMNIHVTPRSIYLCRHGESELNLIGRIGGDSGLSPRGAKFASALGAYLRGQCISDLKVWTSHMKRTIQTAEALGVQYEQWKALNEIDAGVCEDMTYEEIQENYPEEFALRDQDKYRYRYPKGESYEDLVQRLEPVIMELERQENVLVICHQAVMRCLLAYFLDKSADELPYLKCPLHTVLKLTPVAYGCKVESVFLNIEAVNTHRDKPENVDVDRDPAEALETVPDHI; encoded by the exons cgtCGGTGCCTCAGTTCACCAACTCCCCGACCATGATCGTGATGGTGGGACTGCCGGCCAGAGGGAAGACCTACATCTCGAAGAAGCTCACCAGATACCTGAACTGGATCGGCGTCACAACTAAAG TGTTTAACGTTGGCCAGTACAGAAGAGACGCCACGCGTTCATACAACAGCTTCGAGTTCTTCAGACCCGACAACGCCGAGGCCATGAAGATACGCAA AGCTTGTGCCGTCGCCGCCCTGAAAGACGTGTCCGACTACTTCAACAGAGATCTGGGGCAGGTGGTG GTTTTTGATGCCACCAACACGACGGCAGAGCGCAGAGAGGTCATCCTCAGCTTTGCCAAAGAGAACGGATACaag GTTTTCTTTGTGGAGTCGATATGTGACGATCCAGAAATCATCGCTGAGAATATtaaa CAAGTGAAGCTGAGCAGTCCGGACTACGTGGACTGTGACAAAGAGGAGGCGGTGGCCGACTTCCTGAAGAGGATCGACTGTTACAAGATAACTTACGTCCCGCTGGACGACAACAAGGACAG GAATTTGTCGTACATCAAGATCTTTAACGTGGGCAGCAGGTACCTGGTGAACCGGGTCCAGGACCACATTCAGAGCCGGATCGTCTACTACCTCATGAACATCCACGTCACCCCGAGGTCCATCTACCTGTGTCGCCACGGAGAGAGCGAGCTCAACCTCATCGGTCGCATCGGGGGAGACTCCGGGCTGTCGCCTCGCGGGGCGAAg tttgccAGCGCTCTGGGTGCGTACCTGCGTGGGCAGTGCATCAGTGACCTGAAGGTGTGGACGAGCCACATGAAGAGGACCATCCAGACTGCGGAGGCTCTGGGAGTCCAGTACGAGCAGTGGAAGGCCCTCAATGAGATCGACGCT GGGGTTTGCGAGGACATGACGTACGAGGAGATCCAGGAGAATTACCCAGAGGAGTTTGCACTGAGGGACCAAGACAAGTATCGCTACCGCTACCCTAAaggagag TCGTACGAGGACCTCGTCCAGCGTCTGGAGCCCGTCATCATGGAGCTGGAGAGGCAGGAGAACGTGTTGGTCATCTGTCACCAGGCTGTCATGAGATGTCTGCTCGCCTACTTCCTGGACAAGAGTGCCG ATGAACTGCCGTACCTGAAGTGTCCTCTCCACACAGTCCTGAAACTCACCCCCGTCGCCTACG gttgTAAAGTGGAGTCTGTCTTCCTCAACATCGAAGCTGTCAACACGCACAGAGACAAACCAGAG AATGTGGACGTGGACAGAGACCCGGCGGAGGCGTTGGAGACGGTTCCAGATCACATCTAG
- the ndnl2 gene encoding necdin-like 2 isoform X1: MTQRKRLSNTQSSTQNREEDDDTTFTQPSTSQVQRGLEKVTPAQVDQKTAEVVQYFLVKDQKKMPVRRADIVKHVVKEYRNIYPEIMKRAAHTFDQVFGLKLVEIDAKSHTYILINKLETTDGASPISSPANPKMGLLFVILSVIFMKEGVVKENVIWNTLKKLRVDPGKKHEDFGDVKKVVTDEFVRQRYLEYVRIPHTEPVEHEFRWGQRAEIEVSKARILEFMGELHGLEPQSWSQQYREAHPASNTQPGTSSQR; the protein is encoded by the exons ATGACGCAGAGGAAAAGGCTGTCTAACACACAGAGCTCCACTCAGAACAGA gaagaagatgatgacACAACATTCACTCAGCCAAGTACGTCGCAGGTTCAGAGAGGGCTGGAGAAAGTCACACCTGCACAGGTCGACCAAAAG ACGGCTGAGGTAGTGCAGTACTTCTTGGTGAAAGACCAAAAGAAAATGCCTGTACGACGAGCAG ACATTGTGAAACACGTGGTGAAGGAGTACAGAAACATCTACCCTGAGATCATGAAGAGAGCAGCACATACTTTTGACCAG GTATTCGGCCTCAAACTGGTTGAAATCGATGCCAAAAGTCACACGTACATACTGATCAATAAGCTAGAGACGACTGATGGAGCCTCGCCAATAAG TAGCCCCGCCAATCCAAAGATGGGTCTGCTGTTTGTCATCCTGAGTGTCATTTTCATGAAAGAAGGAGTCGTCAAAGAAA acgTCATCTGGAATACTCTCAAGAAACTCCGAGTTGACCCCGG AAAGAAACACGAAGACTTCGGTGACGTGAAGAAGGTGGTGACAGACGAGTTCGTGCGACAGAG gtacCTGGAGTACGTGCGAATCCCTCACACAGAGCCAGTCGAACATGAGTTTCGATGGGGTCAACGTGCTGAAATTGAAGTGTCAAAAGCCAGAATCCTGGAGTTCATGGGTGAA CTTCATGGACTGGAGCCTCAGAGTTGGAGCCAGCAGTACAGAGAAGCTCACCCGGCCTCCAACACACAGCCCGGCACCAGCAGCCAGAGATAA
- the ndnl2 gene encoding necdin-like 2 isoform X2: MTQRKRLSNTQSSTQNREEDDDTTFTQPSTSQVQRGLEKVTPAQVDQKTAEVVQYFLVKDQKKMPVRRADIVKHVVKEYRNIYPEIMKRAAHTFDQVFGLKLVEIDAKSHTYILINKLETTDGASPISPANPKMGLLFVILSVIFMKEGVVKENVIWNTLKKLRVDPGKKHEDFGDVKKVVTDEFVRQRYLEYVRIPHTEPVEHEFRWGQRAEIEVSKARILEFMGELHGLEPQSWSQQYREAHPASNTQPGTSSQR; this comes from the exons ATGACGCAGAGGAAAAGGCTGTCTAACACACAGAGCTCCACTCAGAACAGA gaagaagatgatgacACAACATTCACTCAGCCAAGTACGTCGCAGGTTCAGAGAGGGCTGGAGAAAGTCACACCTGCACAGGTCGACCAAAAG ACGGCTGAGGTAGTGCAGTACTTCTTGGTGAAAGACCAAAAGAAAATGCCTGTACGACGAGCAG ACATTGTGAAACACGTGGTGAAGGAGTACAGAAACATCTACCCTGAGATCATGAAGAGAGCAGCACATACTTTTGACCAG GTATTCGGCCTCAAACTGGTTGAAATCGATGCCAAAAGTCACACGTACATACTGATCAATAAGCTAGAGACGACTGATGGAGCCTCGCCAATAAG CCCCGCCAATCCAAAGATGGGTCTGCTGTTTGTCATCCTGAGTGTCATTTTCATGAAAGAAGGAGTCGTCAAAGAAA acgTCATCTGGAATACTCTCAAGAAACTCCGAGTTGACCCCGG AAAGAAACACGAAGACTTCGGTGACGTGAAGAAGGTGGTGACAGACGAGTTCGTGCGACAGAG gtacCTGGAGTACGTGCGAATCCCTCACACAGAGCCAGTCGAACATGAGTTTCGATGGGGTCAACGTGCTGAAATTGAAGTGTCAAAAGCCAGAATCCTGGAGTTCATGGGTGAA CTTCATGGACTGGAGCCTCAGAGTTGGAGCCAGCAGTACAGAGAAGCTCACCCGGCCTCCAACACACAGCCCGGCACCAGCAGCCAGAGATAA